The genomic window TGTAAATCAGCACATTTTTCACTTCTGAGATTGAGGCATTTTTGTTCACATTCATGATGGATTATAGTTTAAATTCCAAGATGAGATCCTTCTTCGTGAAGAATGtgatattttcatattgatcGCATCAGAAAGGTTGTGGACCTGTCCAGATCATTCTTCCCTTatctaacttgttttttttttgtttttttgtgttttttttgttctgttgTGTAGAAGAGGGTGAACACCGATTTTCACATGACCATTCTGTTGATCGGGAAAGAGGATGGAGGAATCAACAATATGGTGGGAACCAGCAAAATGCAGAATTTGAGGACGATACAGCTGGTGTAGGGCGAGGCGAAGGCTCAGATGGGAATGGCATGGTTGGAGAAGGTGGAGCTGCTTCTGATGATCAGCAAGATGgcgatgatggtgatgatgattaATCTATCAAACTTCTTCCATCAGACTGGGCTGTGATGATAAAGTAGGGGATGCTGGGTCAGTTATAACATGCCATGTTCCAAGTTTGTGCATATTCTGCTCAGAAATATTCGAGTCCTCATCTTGCCGCAACACCAGCCGATCAATCAGGTGGATGCTTCAACTATGTTATACTTGGCTAGTGGCTGGGTCTCTGTAAATTCGCTTGACCATGGAATTGCCTGTGACCATGTAACTGGATGGTTTGTTAAAACTCGGGCGCGCTGCTGGAGTTGCAGGTTGTACCAGTAGTGCTTCGGATGGTGTCTTGTGAAGTATTTATGGGAAGTTCTAAACGgcatgtttttaatttttggatGGCAAAAAATACTTAGTTGGCCTCCTCGGGTGGAAATCACCAGATGACCTCATTTGCTATGCCCTCCGAAAGCGATGGTAAATCCCAGGCTGCAAAGTGGCAGGGGTTTATTATCcatattatgttgatttttctaattgTCAGGTCAGATATCAGTAATGTGCTTTCTGCTCCTGCAGTCGCTGTTTAAGCGAAATCCTAGCAAAGCCGGCCAGTGACCGTTGCAGAACTACTCCTCTATGTAGATTTCCACAAGCTCTCGAAAGGAAGCGTGGAATATTGCAACTGCAAGGTTCAAATGGTTCATTGGGCAACTGTTTATGGATGGGTTTTTCTTGAGTGTTTTGTCAGATTGAAAAATACAGGAGTGAATGTTTGATGAAGCTAATTTGCCTATAACCTTAGCCGTGACGCGAGCCAGTCTGGCTCAAAAACTCAAGAATGGTTGGCATCTGAATTGCGTTTCCACAGTTAGGAATAGGAGATTAAGCAAACGGCAGGTGATCGTTGGTCTCAAATCCGTCCAACCTGCGCCACGTACGGGGTTGTATAGGCCTCAAATTAAACCCTTAACTTTTCCTTCCTGTTCCGGAAgcgtcaaaagaaaaaaactggaCCCAAGTTCTCGTGCCAGCAGCAACAAAACCTTCAACGCCCTCAAACCCAGAAGGTGCAAAACTGTAGAAGCTTGCTAATTTAAAGTACACCGATAGCCCATACTGATGGCGCAAACTTGAACGGTCTTTCTATGGAAAGATGATTTTGTTTACATAAAACCTGCCCACTTACATTATAACAACTACGGTTGGTCTAATCACCATCAGTAGTCTCGACCTTTGCTAATGGTGCGCATGGTACATAAGCAGGCCGAGCGGGGAACTCTGCCCAAACACAGAAGCTAGTCTGTCATGTATGGGATCCTTTAGCAAtggaaacaataacaaacagCCTATGAATGGCGCAAAGGTTAATGCAGACTCATGAAACGCCGTAAACATTCCCTAATTCTCCTAGTTAGTAGTTACAGTCCAATTTGACCATATCTATGTGATTAATTTCGATTTATAAGAATAAGCCTTTGAACCACCAGGGTGACGTATTTGTAAGGGTTTTAGAACATCTCAAACATCAATATTGTGAAGATACTGTTAAAGAGGACAATTTTGCTCAAGAGAAGCATTAAGATGTTTGATTCTTTTCAGATCAACCATGCAACACacctcttcatcatcaaattgtGGTCCAAAATGGAATTGGAGAAGTCCTTGTGCTATGATAAACCATAATTACACAGTTCTATCCCACGGGCAGATTAGAAAGCAGTTCCTATTGAATTAAAGAAAGGTTCCTGCTTGCAATGATTCACGATGTAGATCTAGGCATAGGTCATCAATTATGAACCCAAAATCAGTTACCCAAAGAGCCAATAAAACTGGAAGATTACCTGATGCCTTAGCTTTTCTACTcaagaaaataaacatgaaCATTCCGTATGAAATTCTAAAGCcaaaaatctctccctccctctctctctctctctctctctctctctccggaATGGCTCAATCTTTCTCAGAAgtccttgaaaaaaatgaacagttTCACTCATTgaggtgaaaacaaaaaatcacgATAAAAGAGCCATTGGATAAAAGTGCAACAAGGAACCTACTGATAAGCACTCACACCAATAACTTGAAAGTGGGCTAATGGAAGATGCAGATGAACATAGCTCTAAAAAAAGCTTAGATTCCCTCACTTTTAGGGTTACCCGCATTTGAGAATACTGGGCTGTCCACTCCCACTCCCATGGCATGCAATCCATTGTCAACATATACAACATTTCCGGTCATAGCAGAAGCCATTGGTGATGCTAAGAATGCAGCTACATTGCCAACCTCATCTGCAACATTTCAAACAAAGCATAAATATCAACAGAAAAGGTTTCCCAGGAGTAGCATTAATATAATCTGCAGACCTGCTAGGAGCTCTTTCGGCAATGGAGCATTTGCTAAGGAATAGTCAATCATCATATCAATGAACCCAATGGCCTTGGCTGCACGACTTCTCAATGGgcctaaaatttcaaaaaaagaacCATGTTATCTCCTACATGCAAAAGAAACATTTAATAAAATCTAGAGCAACAGAGATcacttttaaagaaaataaaacctcatCTGCTTCATATGGATATATCCTATGATTCTAAagctaaaaggaaaaataccgGCAGATATGGTATTCACTCTAACTTTGTGCTTCCTTCCTGCTTCAAAAGCAAGCACCTGCAAGAGGAAGGGGATGAGTGTGGTACACTAGGAAAGTCTAACAATCCATGGTAAACATGCCTAAACTGAAGATGAATGAAATACCCTTGTGTCACTCTCAAGGGCAGCCTTTGCTGAACTCATGCCTCCACCATATCTGCTTTCCCACAAGCAATAATACATGGTCAGAAAACATTTCAAGTGGAAAGGGTAGGAAGGTCTTGATCATGAATACCCTGGAATGATTTTCTCTGATGCAATATATGTAAGCGATATAGAGGAGCCACCTGCGAAACATATTAATACAAATATCAAATTTGTTCCATGAATCTCCCTACATGTACCTCAATGTTCACGTCCATAAACCCCATGGACATGCACATATGCTTCAGATGAGCGGTTTAAGGCCTTGACAGGAATACCATAAAATAATGTACGACAAAAAGGGTAAAGGGAACTGAGCTTGATTATACATGCCTGGGTTCATTATAGGAAGAAAATGCTTAAGCAAAGAAACATAAGAATAACTTGATGCAGAAATTGCTGCAAGGTATCCTCCCCTCGAGGTTTCCAATAATGGCTTCGTCACCTATCCAAAATATATTACTtaagaattgaaaatatataaggaaaaaaaaaagaaacatgaaaaggGACCACACCTCTGGACCATTAGCAAGAGAATGGACAAGGATGTCAATGGTTCCGTAATCACATTTAACACACTCAGCTACCTCCTGAGAACAGATGAAGCTATGTTTAAGAAAGAAGTACAGTTTGGTTCCATATGCCACCTAAATCAGGTCCAAAAGAGCTTGAATGCGTCCAAAAGAGAACAATCAACTACAGCACAAGCAAATAAAACCAAAAAGTACCCTAATAAATTCAGAATATCCCCAAAAATATATATCCTGATATAATATTACAACATTGGCACGATAAGATTGCAATATTTTTTGCAAGTTCTTGTAAAACAAATTCCATAATTATGTATGTTCTTTTGTCTTGGTTTCATTCATGACCTCAGACAGCTTTCATAAATGTTGTATTTTCATAAGCAAAGTACTGCGGAGACCTATTCTTAGTTCCTTTTCCAATCTTATAACCTCTGCAAGTTTTGAAACTTATGAGACATTGCTTGAGAAAACCACATATTGGAAAAAGTTGGACGTAGAGGATAATATTGATGATTATGGTTTTAAGTAGGACTATGACAACCTCACTCCAATAAAATGGAATTAAAGAGAATAAACAACAGAAAGTGTGAGGTATAAGGGAAATAGAATGCCTTCAACAATATCTAATCCTGCACTCGGAAAtggaggagaaaagaaaacgcAAAACAGAAATGTTCTGAAGTAAATTGAGAACCAGAATAGAACAGTTAGTTAGTTAACCGGTTTATGAATGGATGGACGCAACAATTGCCGCTTCTggaagtgaaaaagaaaaaaaaaaaaacaaaaaacatgatattCATTATGACAACCAAAAACATAGTAGTAAATCCATGTGTGCAAGGGTAGAACAATGAGTGATATCATAGACTTCTGATATTATTTTGGGTAAACTTGTTAAGATCTTGACAAATCGAATAGCGGTTTCCATCCAAATAATTTATGAGCATTGGAACTTAATGGCCTAATAAATTCTAAGGTGTTGAAATATCAAAGCAATATCACATACCTGAACTGTCCAATTTGAGGATCCAGCatatcttttgtttgttttgacCTGGACAGATTCAATCAATAATCAACTCAAGATTATGTTGTtccaaaagataaagagaaTAGATATGTCaagcaacaaacaaaaatgtttCCAGTTCTACATCTTCAGGGACATCCTCAGGGCAGTCATAAACTGCATCCAAAGCATAAACTTTGGCTATCTCCATCAAAGAACCATTAGGCAATCTGTAAATAGAACGTTGAGATGGCAACAGTTAAGTTCAGCAAGGATGCAGTCTTTGcacatgaaaaagttaaaaaaatgactagaaatttgatttcttacaaACGTGACTCGTCAAATTTTCCACGTCTCAAGCTTGTCTCAAAGATATTAAGTGCctgcaaaataaaacaaaataaaataaaggaagaCCACAAAATCAGCTCATGATGTTTAAAGCCACTGAAGAAATACCAAATAGTCTCACTTACAGGCACCCAGGTTCCAAGCAGGATCTCAGCTCCAGCAGCAGCAAGGGACTTTGCAATTGCCCAACCATAACCATTGTCATCAGCGACTCCAGCAATAAATGCCCTTTTACCTAACATTACCGAATGTACAAGATGTAAACAAAAGGACATCTGCCAGAATGGAACTATGAGATGTATCTACGTAATTATCAGTTCATCTTGCTCTAGACATTAAATTAACAGTGAGGCAACAAACTTGTTTGTGCACTAGCTCATGAATTCCAAATCCGGATCATGGTTCGGTTATCAGTTCCTATGGTATGGTTGTgaagttttggttttttttttcttcgtgaAGAATGGAGAAgtataccaaaaaaagaaagtatcATAAAAGGAGAAAGAGTTCTCATCTAACAATTGTCAATAAAGATTGTTAGCATGTCTTATCTTCCTTCAGCAGTAATAACTGGGATGGACTCTAGGGAAAAGAAAGGCTCCATTGAGTATTCATAGAAGGCAGGCAGCAGTATCTGACACAGATAGACACAGAAATTGACATACACAAAGGTCTCTCTAgtttcaaaaaacaaacatccaGTAGCTTTTGACATTCacggaaaagaaaataagtccGTGTAGAGTGTAGTCCAAGCTTAGCGTGTTCTTAAATTCGGACTTTTCAATCGAATCATTCTACCCAGAGCCCATCtgacaaaaaaatcattaattGCATAGGCTAAACATAAAAGGAGAAACGATGTCTGACCCCTAAGATCAAGAGATGAAGTGGCAGAGAACGCATCCCCATTTACGCCAGACATAGCCTTGGTCACAACCCTCTCATGCTTCCTGGCCTGCTTCACGTAGCACCTACTCAGTGCAGGTGCTGATGAAATAAAAGAACTCGAAATCTTAATGTTAGAATATCCTCCAAAATCCGTTCTGAGCACTGCAAAGCCTGGCTTCACAAGCTTGCCGGAAGAAACATAAGGCCTGGAAGTAGCAATTTGGAGCTTTGACGCCGTTGCAGCAGCCATTCTCAACAGATACAAAACCAGTTTGAATAACTATACACAACCTGTTCGCAGGATCAAAagacaaaaagtgaaaaactacGCTTAAAGAACAAACAGCACGGTACACAAGAGCAGATCAACCAGCAATATATCAAATTTCTGGAACATCAACCGAGCATGGAAAATCAGAAATGAAATTCTTAACAGATTTAAGCAAGAACAGCAGCTCTATTTTGACGTATGAGCATCGAAACGCGACCAACAATAGGATAAAAAACATAAGAATCAGATCCACAGGACGTGGAGCGATTAGAACAAAAATCTCTGCGCGTGAGGAGCACAACGAGCAACATTTTCAAACGCATCGCAGAAAAACGAAGACATCAGGTGAACTTTCGAACAAGTAAAAGGTAGAAATCACCATATTTTCTcgaaacacaaaaagaaacgcctcaaaaagagcaaaaaaggaCTCGGCATTTGCTTCATTTCGACAAAGAGACCTTATTTACTAGTATACAAAGATACTTGAAAAACACAGGGTTCTGCACAAATACCCAACATAACAACGAAGAACTAAACAAATCCAAGTAACATTCCAAAAacaatggaaacaaaacaaatcGAAGCTATGTTTCGTCCTTATCGCTGAAATCTGCCAAAACGTAAAAGAAACCAGAAAGCGAACCGTCTCCCTGTAGATTTACTTCTCCAGAACGGAAGACAGAGaggggaagagaaagagaagaaccaTTCATACCTTTCCTGCAGCTCTGGAAGCTGGGGAACTCCGCCGTTTCACTCCTTCCAAAGTCTCCTATGCTCTCGAAGGGCAGTTGTGAGGTTCTTCACCCCACTCAAACAGCGTGTTCCCGTCGATGAGAACGAGGAAATCGCGTTCTCTCAGTACTTAAAAGAGCTCTGCATCTGAGCCGTGCATTCGTCACATCAACGGCCAGAGATGGACacggaaagaaagagaaaacctCATTGGGGTCACACTCGAACCTGAGAGCTGTTACGGATAATATTTCAGAATGGCCCCTGTCTTATAGATAATATTGTAAAAAGAgcatttttctcgtttttttaattttatgcaGTATGGTAAGGGCGTGAGGCAAACTTAGGTGCAGGGGTGGAGCTTTGTCTTAGGagtcaaattatagtttcaaagcGTTAATGtggattaaaataaaaatcttcaaaatttttatatatattaaacttttttttaaaatttacatttaaactttcaaaatttttaaaatctgagggggGCCAAAGCCCTTGCCGGCCCCTGCTTGGGTGTTACAAGTGGATTGAAAATGTTTATGATCGCAGATGAAATGTCATAACAAACAATATGATTTGTTCATGAACATGTGTCAGTCTTTGACCACCACTACAAAATATCCCATAAACTTGTGACAGGCATTGTTTTAGAATGTGACATTTAAAACTTCTATAATTTACAGTTATTTCCGCAAAAGTTTTCTTCCAATCATAATAATCAATACATTCCTAAGGAGTAGAGTACACAAGATGGCAAAACCGCTCACACTCAAAAGGTCCAAAGTTCTTTTCTAAGCTACAAACAAAGACAAGCATGGTACTTGAGTTGAAAGATGTACCATATGTCTATCTAAGCCGTTAAAAGTTTTATCTTTAAAATGGTTTTCCGAAAGTCAACAttaagaaaacacatttttttttgcaatgtgtacattGAATTTTTTGAGAACAAAAGAAGGTGATAGTTACTTGGACATAGAGATTGCATATTTATAATTGATGATCTGATTTTGTAAAACACA from Nymphaea colorata isolate Beijing-Zhang1983 chromosome 6, ASM883128v2, whole genome shotgun sequence includes these protein-coding regions:
- the LOC116256870 gene encoding enoyl-[acyl-carrier-protein] reductase [NADH] 1, chloroplastic-like → MAAATASKLQIATSRPYVSSGKLVKPGFAVLRTDFGGYSNIKISSSFISSAPALSRCYVKQARKHERVVTKAMSGVNGDAFSATSSLDLRGKRAFIAGVADDNGYGWAIAKSLAAAGAEILLGTWVPALNIFETSLRRGKFDESRLLPNGSLMEIAKVYALDAVYDCPEDVPEDVKTNKRYAGSSNWTVQEVAECVKCDYGTIDILVHSLANGPEVTKPLLETSRGGYLAAISASSYSYVSLLKHFLPIMNPGGSSISLTYIASEKIIPGYGGGMSSAKAALESDTRVLAFEAGRKHKVRVNTISAGPLRSRAAKAIGFIDMMIDYSLANAPLPKELLADEVGNVAAFLASPMASAMTGNVVYVDNGLHAMGVGVDSPVFSNAGNPKSEGI